The Seriola aureovittata isolate HTS-2021-v1 ecotype China chromosome 8, ASM2101889v1, whole genome shotgun sequence genome contains the following window.
AAAACCGACAGCAATGAGTGTAAGGAGACCAATACCTTCATCCGAGCTACCACCAACATAGTCAAATCCATCTGTGAGCGTGCAGGAGAGCCATACGGTCAGATGACCAAAAGCCTCCAACCTTTTGACATCGTTGTCTGTTCACTGAGAAACCAGCAGGGCAGGCATCCTCGCTGTCAGTACCGCGGTCAAGCTCGCACAAGAAGAATTGCAATCAGATGTGAGCAAGGTCTTCCTGTGCACTTTGACAGAGACATTATACACTTTGACAACTGATTAAACAGCAGGCGTGTACTTCAATgtcatgtcaaataaaatactttaaaagcttacagttgtttttgtcttttttttttttttatacagtcgTGCAATAATTGACTATGTAGTCGTGAACTTTAGAAATAACAATTAATGATGGCTATAGTACCATTGGTCAATACACACTGACCAGtcagaaatttaaatttttcGTCCACTAATTACAAGGTCGGTGACTGAAAGCTTGTGTTTTGACAGTCCTTAATTCTACCTGTTCTGATCATGTCTGCATGTGGGTCATCAATCATTGCCCATACTTTGAACTGTCACACAATCccctttattttgttgttcaaTCATATTGCAGTTAGAGGAATGTTTACAGTCCACTGGGATCAAGGCTTTgccaaaactgaaactgaactaTGATCAACAAATACTGTCTTTGGATCAATTCTAATGTACCTGTTGTACCCTTTTCCCATTTGTTAAATTGGCATCTTCTTCCcaccaaaacatttcacataacCAATGTaatcaaaatatttcattattctaGGTAAGCAGACTAATAAACAAATTGACTTGGGTTGCTTGTATGCCCCTTTAAACAACTGACCAGCacagtgcattaaaaaaaacatatgatatCTTCAACCAAAACCCCCAATATTAGAGCATAGACATATTGAGATTACAGGAAAGATTACACTAGATTCAAGGGTCCCccaaaatcaaaaactgaacgATTCAACAAACGTTTTGATTAGTTTGAGCGAAGATGTTACCTTCACTTTCACTGAATCAACAAACCATCTGCCAGAAGATGGCAGCAGTTTAATATGGGAGATACAAGATGGTACATACAGACATAAGCCTACATCTAAAACTTTTAATATATTattcattaaattaataataatattagaaattaaaacaaaggtAAAGCATATAAGTAACATGTATTTTATCACAGCTGGTCCTGTGGGATTTTAACTCTACACCCTCCATGTTCAAAATGGGTGTTTGCTTACATTTAACCCAACTTGA
Protein-coding sequences here:
- the LOC130173738 gene encoding angiogenin-like, which produces MRIPFACLLLLSATVLSQDVSDRYRKFIAQHINGQMSVNRCDDEIRNRHITKTDSNECKETNTFIRATTNIVKSICERAGEPYGQMTKSLQPFDIVVCSLRNQQGRHPRCQYRGQARTRRIAIRCEQGLPVHFDRDIIHFDN